A genomic window from Passer domesticus isolate bPasDom1 chromosome Z, bPasDom1.hap1, whole genome shotgun sequence includes:
- the LPAR1 gene encoding lysophosphatidic acid receptor 1 isoform X4 produces the protein MDIPTDLVPSSMMSQPEVIESTAMSEPQCYYNETIAFFYNRSGKYLATEWNTVSKLVMGLGITVCIFIMLANLLVMVAIYVNRRFHFPIYYLMANLAAADFFAGLAYFYLMFNTGPNTRRLTVSTWLLRQGLIDTSLTASVANLLAIAIERHITVFRMQLHTRMSNRRVVVVIVVIWTMAIVMGAIPSVGWNCICDITHCSNMAPLYSDSYLVFWAIFNLVTFVVMVVLYAHIFGYVRQRTMRMSRHSSGPRRNRDTMMSLLKTVVIVLVWITLPYTSTCIFGHYSLFRI, from the exons ATGGATATCCCCACCGATTTGGTGCCATCATCCATGATGTCCCAACCTGAGGTGATTGAG TCTACAGCCATGAGTGAACCACAGTGCTACTACAATGAAACCATTGCCTTCTTTTATAACCGAAGTGGAAAATATCTAGCCACTGAATGGAACACTGTCAGCAAGCTTGTAATGGGACTGGGGATTACCGTCTGCATCTTCATAATGCTGGCCAACCTCTTGGTTATGGTGGCTATTTATGTGAATCGCCGATTCCACTTTCCTATTTATTACTTAATGGCAAACTTAGCTGCTGCAGACTTTTTTGCAGGGCTGGCCTACTTTTACTTAATGTTCAACACAGGACCCAACACTAGAAGACTGACTGTAAGCACCTGGCTTCTCCGTCAGGGTCTCATTGATACCAGTCTGACAGCCTCTGTAGCCAATTTGTTGGCCATTGCTATTGAGCGGCACATTACGGTTTTTCGAATGCAGCTGCACACTCGGATGAGCAACCGCCGAGTGGTCGTTGTCATTGTTGTTATCTGGACTATGGCCATCGTCATGGGTGCCATACCAAGTGTCGGATGGAACTGTATTTGTGATATCACCCACTGCTCCAACATGGCACCGCTGTATAGTGACTCCTACCTGGTCTTCTGGGCTATTTTCAACCTGGTCACTTTTGTGGTCATGGTGGTCCTGTATGCTCACATCTTTGGGTACGTTCGCCAAAGGACTATGAGAATGTCCAGGCACAGTTCTGGACCCCGCAGGAATCGGGACACCATGATGAGCCTCCTGAAGACTGTGGTCATTGTGCTTG TGTGGATAACTCTGCCATATACCTCCACATGCATCTTTGGGCATTACTCTCTATTTAGAATTTAG